The Schistocerca americana isolate TAMUIC-IGC-003095 chromosome 5, iqSchAmer2.1, whole genome shotgun sequence genome includes a window with the following:
- the LOC124616390 gene encoding uncharacterized protein LOC124616390 gives MEAGSARRPICGGRPAAATRRRACALAIAAPQLGGASHCGDPGPAGLRADCFGGAPPSEEAAALCAISPPAPARKWARGLGAPGGPGSQPAVPRGLCLWPRPCPRGISRPAQHGAICGDKAAQIELVAAALSALPGKPGPAAATDHARAA, from the exons ATGGAGGCGGGCAGCGCGCGACGCCCTATCTGCGGCGGCAGGCCGGCGGCGGCGACGCGGCGGCGCGCATGCGCCCTGGCGATAGCCGCGCCACAATTAGGCGGTGCCTCGCATTGTGGCGACCCCGGGCCTGCCGGCCTGCGCGCCGATTGTTTTGGCGGCGCGCCGCCCTCGGAAGAAGCGGCCGCGCTTTGTGCTATCTCGCCGCCCGCACCTGCTCGCAAAT GGGCACGCGGTCTCGGTGCACCGGGGGGGCCCGGCAGCCAGCCAGCCGTGCCGCGCGGCCTATGCCTGTGGCCGCGGCCGTGCCCGCGCGGTATCTCGCGGCCGGCGCAGCACGGCGCTATCTGCGGCGATAAGGCGGCGCAGATAGAGCTCGTAGCGGCCGCTTTAAGCGCTCTTCCTGGGAAGCCGGGCCCGGCCGCCGCCACTGACCACGCGCGCGCCGCGTGA